Proteins encoded in a region of the Acidobacteriota bacterium genome:
- a CDS encoding DUF4349 domain-containing protein, which produces MKQLSLTAIVLASLLFSACGMGDEAAVSQSPGTSSGESEFQNSSAANTAPASAPDQARKTAGGGGTQPLQENIPVDQTSSSQQTAIPTDRKIIRNAELDLESETPDEAQTRITTIAEQMGGFVVESKQSSTDVRSSRRDTVTMTLRVPSAKFGETLEEIRKASGRVVVETVKGQDVTEEFIDIEARLKAQQALEAQFTEIMKRANTVDDALTVQRQLAVVRGEIERIEGRKRFLENQSSLSTIKLRIRTPAVISAGGPGFFSRLTDSINTGLDTALSFVLGLVTVLIAALPFLIFICLPAYLIFRYLWRRARRRMTAARIVEEELKDE; this is translated from the coding sequence ATGAAACAGCTCTCTCTGACCGCGATTGTTCTCGCTTCCCTTTTGTTCTCGGCCTGTGGAATGGGTGACGAGGCCGCCGTTTCGCAGTCGCCGGGTACATCTTCCGGCGAATCCGAGTTTCAAAACTCTTCGGCGGCAAACACCGCTCCGGCAAGCGCTCCAGATCAGGCACGAAAGACAGCCGGTGGCGGCGGCACACAACCACTTCAGGAAAACATCCCCGTCGATCAGACATCGAGCTCTCAGCAAACGGCCATCCCGACCGACCGCAAGATAATCCGCAACGCCGAACTTGACCTCGAATCCGAGACGCCCGATGAAGCGCAGACTCGCATCACCACGATCGCCGAGCAGATGGGCGGTTTTGTAGTTGAGTCGAAGCAAAGCTCGACCGATGTCCGCTCCTCTCGCCGCGATACCGTTACGATGACCCTCCGCGTGCCCTCGGCTAAGTTTGGCGAAACGCTAGAGGAGATCCGCAAGGCATCAGGCCGCGTCGTGGTTGAGACCGTAAAGGGACAAGACGTAACCGAAGAATTTATCGATATCGAGGCACGGCTCAAGGCACAGCAGGCACTCGAAGCTCAGTTCACCGAGATAATGAAGCGTGCCAATACGGTCGATGACGCCTTGACCGTTCAGCGGCAACTTGCGGTCGTCCGCGGCGAGATCGAGAGGATCGAGGGCCGGAAGCGTTTTCTCGAAAATCAATCAAGCCTTTCGACGATCAAGCTGCGCATCCGCACTCCGGCTGTCATCTCCGCAGGCGGCCCGGGCTTTTTCTCGCGGCTTACGGATTCGATCAACACAGGGCTCGATACTGCTCTCAGCTTCGTGCTCGGCCTCGTAACGGTCCTCATCGCGGCTCTGCCGTTTCTGATCTTCATCTGCTTGCCCGCTTACCTCATCTTCCGATACCTTTGGAGAAGGGCACGGCGGCGGATGACCGCGGCCCGCATCGTTGAAGAAGAGTTAAAGGACGAATGA
- a CDS encoding DUF4126 domain-containing protein, whose translation MEWFSTLTLALGSAWTSGINLYATVSVLGLLQRLGGVKLPGGLDVLDNWWIIGIAGGLYIIEFFADKVPYVDSVWDVVHTFIRVPAGAVVAYAAVSDMDPAIVIPATLIGGGFAFASHGTKAAARMGANLSPEPVSNTVLSLTEDVIAIGGVLLAVFAPVVIAVVLVVFSIAFFWFFPKILRAIKKLWRGVRAFFRGESLSDVARKGG comes from the coding sequence ATGGAATGGTTCTCGACACTAACACTCGCTCTCGGATCTGCATGGACCAGCGGGATAAATCTTTACGCGACCGTTTCTGTGCTTGGGCTTTTGCAGCGGCTGGGCGGCGTTAAGCTCCCGGGCGGCCTTGATGTGCTCGATAATTGGTGGATCATCGGCATTGCCGGCGGGCTGTATATCATCGAGTTTTTCGCCGACAAGGTCCCTTATGTCGATAGCGTTTGGGACGTCGTCCATACCTTTATCCGCGTGCCGGCGGGTGCGGTGGTCGCCTATGCTGCGGTTTCCGACATGGACCCTGCAATCGTTATTCCCGCAACGCTAATCGGCGGCGGCTTTGCCTTTGCTTCACATGGGACAAAAGCAGCGGCCCGAATGGGTGCGAACCTCTCGCCCGAGCCGGTCTCAAATACCGTGCTCTCGCTGACTGAGGATGTCATAGCCATTGGCGGCGTTCTCCTTGCCGTCTTTGCCCCGGTCGTCATCGCCGTTGTTCTTGTCGTATTTTCTATAGCGTTCTTTTGGTTCTTTCCAAAGATCTTGCGGGCGATCAAAAAGCTCTGGCGCGGTGTGCGGGCTTTTTTCCGCGGCGAATCTTTATCCGACGTTGCACGCAAGGGCGGGTAG
- a CDS encoding sigma-54-dependent Fis family transcriptional regulator, which yields MARKSILVVDDEKNQREILETILSGEGYDVTTASSGEAAMKFVESRRFDLVLTDLKMTGMSGLDLLKELTNFDRSIIVILLTAHGSVDSAVDALRLGAFDYLQKPYDSDKLLDTVSRALNKLSALDTEIVSVSPEMDKIKKLILKIAKSNSTVLIRGESGTGKELIARAMHINSLRASNTFQAVNCAAINENLLESELFGHEKGSFTGAVGEKKGLFEIADGGTLFLDEIGELDIALQAKLLRALQEREIRRVGGVKEIPVDVRVLAATNRDLLKMTEEKRFREDLYYRLNVLSIEIPPLRERRSDIPVLMDFFIKKHTRGTDREIKIEPAAKALLNDYHYPGNVRQLESAIERAILLSENDTITLDDLPPEMSAGSRPAEIGGDSNFKLPPEGVNFEDVERSLIEQAMERTDGNITKSAKLLGLTFRTLQYRLEKYGVKKEGDEEAVEE from the coding sequence ATGGCTAGAAAATCCATCCTCGTCGTTGACGACGAGAAGAACCAACGCGAGATTCTTGAGACGATCCTCTCCGGTGAGGGGTATGACGTAACGACGGCGAGTTCCGGCGAGGCGGCAATGAAGTTTGTCGAGTCGCGCCGCTTCGACCTCGTCTTGACGGACCTCAAGATGACCGGAATGTCGGGGCTCGACCTGCTGAAAGAGCTGACGAATTTTGACCGCTCGATCATCGTCATTTTGCTGACGGCTCATGGTTCGGTCGATTCGGCCGTCGATGCGCTGCGTCTCGGTGCGTTCGATTATCTCCAGAAGCCCTACGACAGCGACAAGCTGCTCGACACCGTCTCGCGGGCATTGAACAAGCTTTCGGCACTCGATACTGAGATCGTTTCCGTCTCGCCGGAGATGGACAAGATCAAGAAGCTGATCCTCAAGATCGCCAAGTCGAATTCGACCGTCCTCATCCGCGGCGAAAGCGGTACCGGCAAGGAGCTTATCGCTCGGGCGATGCACATTAACAGCCTCCGGGCGAGCAATACGTTTCAGGCGGTAAACTGCGCCGCAATCAACGAGAATTTGCTCGAATCGGAACTCTTCGGCCATGAGAAGGGCTCGTTCACCGGAGCGGTCGGCGAGAAGAAGGGCCTTTTTGAGATAGCCGATGGCGGCACGCTTTTTCTTGATGAGATCGGCGAGCTCGACATCGCCCTGCAGGCAAAGCTGCTCCGTGCGCTGCAGGAGCGGGAGATACGCCGCGTCGGTGGTGTCAAGGAAATCCCGGTTGATGTCCGCGTGCTCGCCGCGACCAACCGCGACCTGCTGAAAATGACCGAAGAAAAGCGGTTCCGCGAAGATCTTTATTATCGGCTCAATGTGCTCTCGATCGAAATACCGCCGCTCCGCGAGCGCCGCTCGGATATCCCGGTGCTGATGGATTTTTTCATCAAAAAGCACACCCGCGGGACCGACCGCGAGATCAAGATCGAACCCGCGGCAAAGGCGTTGCTCAACGATTACCATTACCCCGGTAATGTCCGCCAGCTTGAATCGGCGATCGAGCGGGCGATCCTGCTCTCTGAGAACGACACCATCACGCTCGACGACCTGCCGCCCGAGATGTCGGCCGGAAGCCGCCCGGCAGAGATCGGCGGCGATTCAAATTTCAAACTCCCGCCCGAAGGCGTCAACTTTGAGGACGTCGAACGGAGCCTGATCGAACAGGCGATGGAGCGAACCGACGGCAACATCACCAAATCCGCCAAGCTCCTCGGCCTCACCTTCCGAACGCTTCAGTATCGCCTCGAGAAGTACGGAGTGAAGAAAGAAGGCGATGAAGAAGCTGTGGAGGAGTGA